The sequence CCCCCGCCCGCCGAAGGCGGGCAAAGCGCAACCCCCACGGCGCCGCAGAAAACAACGTGGGGAGAAACCCCTCACCCGCCGAGGCCGTCGAAGCCTTCGATCTCGCGGGGGTTGCGCGCCGCAGGCCCCACGTAGCGGGCCGACGGCCGGACCAGTCGGCCCGTCCGCTTCTGTTCCAGGATGTGCGCACTCCACCCGGCCGTACGGGCGCACGTGAACATCGACGTGAACATGTGCGCCGGCACCTCGGCGAAGTCCAGCGTGATGGCGGCCCAGAACTCGACGTTGGTGGCCAGGACCCGGTCGGGGCGGCGGTTGTGCAGCTCCTCCAGGGCGGCCTTCTCCAGCGCCTCGGCGACCTCGTAGCGCGGGGCGCCCAGCTCCTTGGCGGTGCGCCGCAGCACGCGGGCGCGCGGGTCCTCGGCGCGGTAGACGCGGTGCCCGAAGCCCATCAGCCGCTCGCCGCGGTCCAGCGCCCGCTTGACGTAGGCGGTGGCGTCACCGGTGCGCTCGATCTCCTCGATCATGCCCAGGACGCGGGACGGCGCGCCGCCGTGCAGCGGTCCGGACATCGCCCCGACCGCCCCGGAGAGCGCGGCCGCCACATCCGCGCCGGTGGACGCGATGACGCGGGCGGTGAAGGTGGAGGCGTTCATGCCATGCTCGGCGGCCGAAGTCCAGTAGGCGTCGACGGCCTTGACGTGCTTGGGGTCGGGCTCGCCGCGCCAGCGCTTCATGAAGCGCTCCACGACGGTCTCCGCCTTGTCGATCTCCTTCTGCGGCACCATCGGCAGGCCCTGGCCGCGCGCCGACTGGGCGACGTACGACAGCGCCATCACGGCGGCGCGGGCGAGGTTGTCGCGGGCCTCCGCCTCGTCGATGTCCAGCAGCGGTTTCAGGCCCCAGACGGGCGCGAGCATGGCCAGTGCGGACTGCACGTCGACGCGGATGTCACCCGAGTGCACGGGAATCGGGAACGGCTCGGCCGGCGGCAGACCGGGGTTGAACGCCCCGTCGACCAGCAGGCCCCACACGTTCCCGAAGGACACATGACCCACCAGGTCCTCGATGTCGACGCCGCGATAGCGCAGCGCACCGCCTTCCTTGTCCGGTTCTGCGATCTCCGTCTCGAACGCTACGACTCCTTCAAGTCCGGGTACGAAGTCGGACATCAGGCGGCTCCTCGATGAATGGGGACGGCACTCGGCCGGGGGCCGGATGCCGTGCAGTCGACTCTGGTGCGGGCGCCGTTGCGGTTCCACGGCTGCGCGGGCAGCTCGCGGTCCGCACCGGTCGCCCTGGTGATGCCCCGCCAGGGCAGGGGTCACCCGACGGTGCCGTGCGCGGAGGGTCGGGCCGCGCTCTGACACGGTGCGCTGTGGTGCGTCGGTGTGATGCTCGGGTGTGGTGCGTGGTGCTGGGCCTCTTCAGGGCGCACGGTGCATGGGCGTGCGTCCCTTCAGGCCGGACACGATAGCTCGCGATGTTCACAGGCCACAGTGGGCGGGCCCGCGATTTTGGGGGGTTCGTCACCTGCGCGGTGGGTGACATCCGGCACACCGGTCGATTCGCTGACGAGAGGGTTACGTCCGGTCGACGCCGGGCAGACTTCCGCCCCTTCAGGCTGCCCCGGCCGGACCCGATGCTGCAAGATGAGCCCGTGCACCCTGCCGACGCGCCCTATTACGAGACCCCCGATCCGTCACCCATGCGCGCGCACTACCGCGCCGAGGGACTCGCCGAGGCCGATCTCGCGGCCGATCCCTACGAGCAGTTCGCGCGCTGGTTCAAGGAGGCGGTGGCGGCCGGGCTGCACGAGCCGAATGCGATGGTCGTCTCGACGGTCGGCCCCGACGGGCGCCCGAGCTCAAGGACCGTGCTCCTGAAGGCGTTCACCGGGCGCGGTTTCGTCTTCTACACCAACTACACCAGCCGCAAAGGCCGCGAACTGGCTGAAAACCCCCGCGTCTCGCTGCTCTTCCCCTGGCATCCGCTCGCCCGCCAGGTCATCGTCAGCGGCACCGCTGAGCGCATCGGCCGGGACGAGACCGCCGCCTACTTCCGTACCCGTCCGCACGGCTCCCAACTGGGCGCCTGGGCCAGCGACCAGTCCGCGGTCATCGGCTCGCGCGACGAACTGGAGCGCGCCTACGAGGAGTTGGCCGACCGCTACCCGGAGGGCGAGCAGGTGCCGGCGCCGCCGCACTGGGGCGGCTACCGCGTCGTGGCCGAGGAAGCGGAGTTCTGGCAGGGGCGGCTCAACCGGCTGCACGACCGGCTGCGGTATGTGCCCGCCGAGCCCGGGGAGGGCTGGCGGGTGGAGCGGCTGGCACCCTGAGGCGGCATGCAGACGGCCCACGGACTGGTTCCTCCGCGCTCGGTGGCGCAAAGGGCCGGTCGGACGAACCGGCAGCCCGCGGGCCGGGTGACTGCTGGGATTTGGGCCGGCTGCGCATCTGCAGCATGCGCGGGTCCGGCGCTGCACTTCGGTGAAACGACGGGCCGCTAGCCCGCAGCCACCTCACGCGTCCGGTTCTTGATCATTTCCGGAACCACCTCCCTTCTCGTGTGCTCCACACGTTAGGCAGCCGCATGGTCTCGGACAACCGAATTTCCCGGGCGCAACGATTTCCGTGAATCGGGTGTGTGCTGGGTCACGTTCCAGTTGAATAAGGCCAGGTGCAGCACGTGCGACGGTGATCTTGGCGGCGTTCTTAAGGGGTGCCAGTGACTGCTTCGTCGGCTTCGTCGGCTTCTTCCGCCTCGTCCGCGTCCCCGTCCGACCGCCCCTCACCCGATACGGACGGCCGGGCCCCCGGAGCCGGCCGCCTCGCCGACGACTCCGCGCTGCTCGCCGCCCTCCTGGACGGCATGGACGCCGCCCTCGCCGCCTTCGGGGCCGACGGCACGGTCACCCACTGGAACCGCGAGGCCGAGCGCATCCTGGGCTGGACCGCGGCCGAGGCCGTCGGCCGCAGCGGCCTGGCGGGCTGGGCCGCCCGCAGCGAGGACGCCGAGGAGATCCGTACGGTGCTCGCCGCCGCGCGGCGCTCCCCGGGCCGCCAGGTGGAGGAGTTCGCCCTGCTGACCAAGGACGGCCACCGGGTCCTCGTGCGCACCCAGGTGTCGGCCGTCCGCGGGCCCGGGGGCCGGGCGGGCGGGGTCTACTGCGCCTTCAGCGAGGTGCACGCCCAGCTCGACCTGGAGCGGTCCATCGCGCTCAGCGAGGCGCTCTTCGACGACGGATCGTGGGGCGTGGTCCTGGTGGACGCCGATCTGCGGCTCGCCCTGCTGAACGCCCCCGCCGCCCGTGCCCTGGGGGTGGGCCGTACGGCGCTGCTGGGCTGCCCCCTGGGCGATCTGCTGACACAGGGCGTGGAGGAGGTGGAGGGCGCGCTCCAGCACGTCCTCGCCGAGGGTGCGCCGCCGGCGGCCGCCGAGCTGTGGGTGACGCTGCGCTCCGAGGAGGTCGAAGCGCCGCGCCGGTGCTGGCGCAGCGGCTTCGTCCGGCTGGCCTCGCCGCTGGCCGAGGAGCCGGTGCCGCTCGGCGTCGCCTGGCTCTTCCAGGACGTGACCGACGCCAAACGGGCCGAACAGGACGGCTCCCTGCTGCGCTTCCGCGCCCACCAGCTGCACCGCGCCGGCCGGGCGGCCGCCGAGTGCCCGGACCCGTGCGAGGCCGCCGCCGTCCACCTGGACTTCGCGCTGGCCGGTTTCGCCGATCACGGTCTGGTCGACCTCGCCCCGGTGCCCGCGCCGGCCCCGTGCGGGGCGCTCGACGAGGCCGCGGACGACGGTGACGGCTGCGATCCGACGGCCGCGCCCAGGGCCGTGCAGGCGCCGCGGCTGGTGCGGGCGCTGGCCTCTCCGGCCGGGGCGCCGGGCCCGGCCGAGGCGTTCGCGGCGACCGGTATCCCGATGGCGTATCCGCCGGGCCATCCGGCGGCCCAGGCCTACGAGCGGCGCGGTTCGGTGCGCACCAGCGCGGGCCCGCACGCGGCCGAAGGCTGGGCGGCCGCCCGCAAATGGCCGGACGGCACGGTGCACGGGCTGTGCGTGGTGCTGCGCAGCCGCGGCCGCACGCTGGGCGTCGCCACCTTCCTGCGGGCGCCCGCGCGCCGCCCGTTCGACCGCGCGGACGCGGACTACGCCGAGGAGGTCGCGGCCCGGATCGCCGCGGCGCTGGACCTGGCGGGGGCGACGGGCGGCTGACGGGCCGGGGCCTATCGGGGCCGTACCGGGGCCGTACCGGGACGGCACCGGTGCGCACCGGTGCCGTCCCGGCGGGCGTCACTCCCAGAAGATGCGGTCCGCGTACGCGGCGATCACCCGGGCGTTCCACTCATGCCCGCCGTCGACGTTCCCCGACCGCAGCAGCGGCGGTTCGACGCCCCGTTCGGCCAGCGCTCCCGCGGCGGTGGCCACCATGGCCTGCATGATCGCGCTGGTGACGACCGTGGAGGCCGGGGCGAACGGCGCGTCGATGCCCGGTGCGGTCAACTCCGCGTCGCCGACCGTGATCGCGCTGTCCAGGACGAGGTCGCAGTGGTCCTTGAGGAAGCCGCCCGAGGCATGCCGGGACGTCGTCTTCGCCGCGTACGCCACCGAGGTCACGCCGATGACCCTGATGCCGCGCTCCCGTGCGCTCATCGCCATCTCGACCGGCAGCGCATTGCGCCCGGACAGCGAGACGATCACCAGGACGTCGCCGGCCTCCAGCGGGCTGGTGTCCAGGACGGCCGCGGCGAGCCCGTCCACCCGCTCCAGGGCGCTGCCGAGCGTGGCGGGCCGTACGTCCACGCCGACGACCCCGGGGACGCACAGCAGATTCATCACCGCCAGGCCGCCCGCCCGGTAGACGGTGTCCTGGGCGGGCAGCGAGGAGTGCCCGGCGCCGAAGGAGAACACCCGCCCGCCCGCCTCGACGGTGTCGGCGATCAGCCGCCCCGCCGCGGTGATCGCGCCGCCGCTGTCCTCCCGCACCCGCCGCAGCAGCGCAATCGCCGCATCGAAGTACTCCCCGGCCAGGTGGTCGCTCCGGTCGGTGTCGGCCATTGCCGCGGTCCCCTCTCGATCGCCCCGGATCCTTGCGCAGCCGCACACGGCACGCTCCGCGGCGGCTCGGTCGGTCGGTGCGCCGGGCGCGGCAGTCGTGGCGCGGATCACGGTGGGGTCCGGACCGGCACGCTGTCAACACGGGGGCATCCGGTGTGCCGCGTCCTTCGTCGTATGAGGCCGGTGTACGAGTCCGGTGTACGGACGAGGCGCCCCCGTTGTCGGTGGGATGCGTCAGAATTGAGTCCAGGGCCACCGCACGACACATGAGGGGCACGCATGTCCGGACTGATCGACACCACGGAGATGTATCTCCGCACCATCCTCGAACTGGAAGAGGAAGGTGTGGTCCCCATGCGCGCCCGCATCGCGGAGCGGCTCGAACAGAGCGGCCCCACGGTCAGCCAGACCGTGGCGCGCATGGAGCGAGACGGCCTGCTGACGGTCGCGGGCGACCGTCATCTGGAGCTGACGGAAGAGGGCCGACGGCTTGCGACGCGGGTGATGCGCAAGCACCGCCTCGCCGAGTGCCTGCTCGTCGACGTCATCGGGCTGGAGTGGGAGCAGGTGCACGCCGAGGCCTGCCGCTGGGAGCACGTGATGAGCGAGGCGGTCGAGCGCCGCGTCGTGGAACTGCTGCGGCACCCGACGGAATCGCCGTACGGCAACCCCATCCCGGGCCTGGAGGAGCTGGGCGAGAAGTCCGAGGCCGACCCGTTCCTGGACGCCGGCATGGTGAGCCTGATGGATCTGGACCCGGGGGCCGACGGCAAGACGGTCGTGGTGCGCCGCATCGGCGAGCCGATCCAGGCCGACGCCCAGCTGATGTACACCCTGCGGCGGGCCGGTGTGCAGCCGGGCGCCGTGGTGAGCGTGACGGAGTCGGCGGGCGGGGTGCTGGTCGGCAGCAGCGGCGAGGCCGCCGAACTGCACTCCGAGATCGCCTCGCATGTGTTCGTCGCGAAGCGCTGAGGTTGTCGCGAAGCGCGGAGAGCGTCGGGCCGGTGCAGACGTCATCGCCGACCGCTGACGGCGTCGCCCGGGGCTGATGTTGTTCGGGGGCGCAGGGGCCGATGCCCCGTATCGCACCGCCGCCGCGCAGCGTTCCGCAACATCCCTTTCTTTTCCCGCTGTTTTCCCACGAGCCCGTTGAGCTGCGCCGATGCGCCGCCGGCGGGCTCGCTTGGTGATTTCTCATTGAACGAACTTGTGGGAACCCGTGCGATTCCGGCGGTGTCGTGCCACCCTGGCGCTGACGCGGTGGCATATGTCGGCACGAGGCGCGGTGCTCAGGTACGCGGGCCTCACTTGTGGGGTGTCGGCTCTCCGGGGTGGGGAGGGGGCTGTGATCCGTCCGCTGGCTGTGCCGTGGCCGGCCGTGCACCGACACGGTCAGGGCCCCGGCGCTGCGAGCAGCCGGGGCCCTGCCTCCCCATGTCCCCCCGCCAAGACCCGGAGCCCCGAGCTCCCAGGGTCTTTCCCCACGGGCCCCCTTCCCGGTAGGGCCCGCCTCCCGGCACATGTCTCCCCCTGCCGGACCCGGTCAATCCTTGCGCGAGGTCACTCGAACGAGGGGTGTTGTGGCCGAGAGCGGCGCGTTCGAATAGAGGTTCGATAGTGTGGTGAGGGGCGTGGGGCTGGCCATGGACGATTGGGGGTGGCGGGACACATGGTGCGGCGCATCGATGTGACAGGGGTCGGCGGGACGCGACTCGCGGCCTGGGAATTCACCGATCCGCCCAAGAGCGGCGGCGGGGCGGAAGCGGCCGGGCGCGGCCCGGGCGTGCTGATGCTCCACGGGCTGATGGGGCGCGCCTCGCACTGGGCGGACACCGCACGGCGGCTCAGCGCGCGGCACCGCCCGGTCGGGCTCGACCAGCGCGGCCACGGCCGCAGCGAGAAGCCCGCGGACGGGCCGTACGACCGCGAGGCATACGTCGATGACGCCATCGCGGCCATCGAGCAGCTCGGTCTGGCCCCGTCCGCCCTGATCGGGCATGCCATGGGCGCCCTGACGGCATGGCAGGTCGCGGCCCGGCGGCCGGATCTGGTGAGCGCGCTGGTCATCTGCGATATGCGGGCGTCGGCGCTGGGCGCGGCCTCGCAGCGCGAATGGACCGAATGGTTCCGCTCCTGGCCGGTGCCGTTCGCGACGCTCGCCGATGTCCGTAAATGGTTCGGCGAGGACGATCCGACGCTGGAGCGCCCCCGGCCGGTCCGGGGCGAGTTCTTCGCCGAGGTGATGGCCGAGCGGGCCGACGGCTGGCGGCCGGTCTTCTCGCGGCGTCAGATGCTGCGGGCGCGCGAGACCTGGGTCCATGACGCCCACTGGGAAGAGCTGGCGCAGGTGCAGTGCCCGGCGCTGGTCGTCCGCGGTCTGGACGCCGAACTGGGCCGCGCCGAGGCGCAGGAGATGGTCCGGGTGCTGCCCCGCGGCGAGTACGCCGAAATACCCGACGCGGGTCATCTGCTGCCCTGGGAGGCGCCCGACGCCTGGTATGGCGCCATCGACCCGTTCCTGCGTACGGCGACGGCGTCGGGCTGAGGCGTGCGGGCGCGGCGGGGCGCGGAGCTGAACCCCCGCCAGCTCCGTGCCCCTCCGGTTTCCGGAGCGCACCGGCTTTCCGGATGCCCACGTTCCGTGGGTTTCCGGGAAGCCGGGGTCCGGCGTCTGTCAGCCCTGTTGGGCGAACTTCCAGATGAGCGGGTCCCCGTCGGCGTCGTCCGCCGCCCAGTGGACCTCCATGGACTTCGCGCCCTTGGGGATCATGTAGGTCTGGCAGATGACATGGCTCTGGCCGGTCTTCCAGCTGTCGATGTCGATCGGGTCGTCGCAGCCGGGAAGGTTCTCGGCGGCGCCGATGAGCAGGCCGCCCCGGCGGCCGTCCGCGTAGATCTCCGCCTGGTTGTCCACGTCCGGCAGCCCCGTGACCTCTCCGCCGCCCTTGTTCGTGTACTTCACGAATGCGGTCGCGGCGACCAACCCCTTGGCGTCCTTGGGGTCGGAGACCAATTTCTGGGCATCGGCCTCGGTGCCCACATGCACCTTCTGGGCGGCAATCTCATAAGTGACGGTGAGTTTCCCGGACCCTTCCCGGAACTTCCGGGTCCCGCTCTGTCCCGGCTTCAGCCCGCTGCTCACCACCCGGTCCGCCGCATTCTTCTGCGCCGTCGCCCCGGAGGCCGCCCCGGAGCCGGACTTCGCCGCGTCGACCTGGGCGCCGGAGGCGTCCTCCTTGCCGCCGCAGGCGGTCAGAGTCAGAGCCAGGGGCATGGCCAGTACGGCGACGGGGGCGGCCGCGCGCAGCCAGGCGGACTTGGTGTGCAGCAAAACTGTTCTCCTCGCAGATCCCCCCGTTTCGCACCACAGTTGGCGATGCCACGTGCGCAGGCGAACGGCTGTGAGCGGAGCATAAGAGCACCGTTTCGCCTTTGTCGAAACGGCTTCGCATGCCTCGCCGCGCCATTCGGAGCGGATTCGCGGTAATTCGCCCTGAACGCTTGCCCGGCACCGTCAATACGCCCGCCCCATTGCGGATGAATTCAGCGGCATTGGCCCTCGGGTAATGCTCGGGCAATAAACTTCCGGAAAGGGGAACCGGCCGGCAAGTGGCCGCCAGGGCCACGACGTTGCGAGGTACGCCGCGGCCACCCTCCCTACGTCACCGTCCGGGTGAAATCCCCCCGCTGGACCCGGGCGGCCAGCGAGTCGCCGCCGAGCAGGGAGCCGTAACCGGTCGCCGCCCAGAGGCTGTTCGCCGCGGGCACCTCGAAATACGGGACGGGGCGGCCGTCGTGGCGGTCGAGGAGGACCTCCGGTGCGCTGTGGGTGCGGATCGCCCGTATGCACGTCTCGCAGGCGGCCACCCGCAGCTGTTCGCGGCGGCCGAGGGGGCGCCAGGGGATACGGCGGGCGGCGGGGCCGTGCAGGGGGTGGAAGAAGCACAGGGGGAGTGCGGGACGGGTGCCGGACAGGGCCGCGTGGCCCTCGGCGACCAGGGCGAACACGCCCGCCAGGTCGGGGATTCCGCGGGCGCGGTCCAGAACCGTGCCCGCCGCGGCATAGGCGTCCAGGGCGCGCTCGATGGCGCTCGGGTCGCCCTGCGCGGCGCGGGCCTCCTCGCCGAACCGCACGACCTCCTCGCCCGCGCGCTCGCGGAGTTCGGCCTCATCGGCGCTGCGGGCGGCGGCGAAGACGGCGCGCGGCAGCGCGAAGGGCGTGGCGAGCTCGCCGCGCAGCCGGGCGCGGCGGCGCAACAGCAGGCCCGCGGCGGCGAGCAACAGCAGCGGCCCCACGACGAGGGCCAGCATCCGCGGCAGCGGCGAACCCGACCCCGAACCCGACGGCTTGGGCTTGCCGGTGGGCACGGAGGGGCCGTTGGTATCGGCGGTGACCTTCTTGAACTCCGCGTCGCCGGTCCCGGCCTTGATGATCTTGATGGCGCGGGCGATCTGCCGCGCCGTACCGGCGTCCTTCATATCGTCCTGGAGGGAGACCGCGAACGCGGCGTTCCCCGCCTGGTGGGCGTCGTCCGGCCATTCGGCGGCGGCGATGTCGTCGCCGTACGTCCCGAGGGTGATCAGGATCGCCGGGCCGCCGCCCATCCGGTCATGCACCACCGAGGCGAGCTGCTGCGGATCGCCGTTCCAGCTGTCCCCCTTGACCAGCGGCACCAGGGCCACCCGGATCGGCAGACGGGTCCCCCGGATCTGGGCGACGAGCTTGCGCTGCTGGGCCGCGTCGACGGCCGTGGCGAGGGACGGATCGACGTAAACGGGCGAGGCGCGCAGCGCGTTGGCGATCTTCTGGCCCGGGCTCTCGGTGGCCGCGCCCGGAGTCGCGGCGCACACGAGCAGCGCCAGGGACGCCACGGCGATCGCAAGGACACGCCCCAGGGCGCTCCGGACCGGGCGGCGGGGATCAGTGGACACCGTAGTGCTCCCGTATCTCGCGGGTGAGTTGATCGATTCCGGCGCCGTCGCCCAGCACCGCCAGCGGCCCGGGGAGCGTCGGGTAGGGGACGGCGGAGCCGGACCCGGAGGAGGCCGTCGGGCGCAGCCGGAGCACGGTCCCCGGAGTCGCCCGGCACGCCTCGCACACCGGGGACACGCGCCCCTTGCGGCCCGCGGGCCGCACCTTACGGGCGGGGCCGTGCAGAGGATTGCGATGGCAGACGTGCTGCGTCGGCAACGCGTCCCGGGCGGCGGCGAGTCCGGCGCGGGCCAACACAATCGCGCAGACCAGGTCGGCCGGGGAGGCGTCGGCGTCGATCCGGGCGTCGCTGTCCCCGTCGAGCAGCAGCACGGCGGCGTCCAGGCACTCCCACGCCCGGCGTTCCTGCTTCGCGGACGGCGCGCCGGCCGGGTCCACCGCCTTGCCCAGGGCGTCGAGTTCCCTGGCAGCCGTCTGCCGCAGCCACGACTGCGAGGGCCGGTCGGGAGCGTCCGCCTGGTGCCCGCCCCGTCGCCGTATGCGGCGGACGAGCGCGGCGACCGCCGCCACCAGACCGAAGAGCAGCGCCGCGAGCACGGTGCCGATGAACAGGCCGGGCTTGAAGTCCCCGGTGAAGAGGCCGGGCAGCGTCAGGTCCTGCTTCGGGTCGGGCGCCGGGGTGGGGGCGACCTCGCTGTTCGGTTTGGCCGGCGGGGTCTTGGCGACATAGCCGAGCAGCTTGTCCAGACGGGAGCCGAGGTCGGCGCCGGGGCGGGCGGACGACTCGGCGTAGGAGAGGTCGTGCGGGCGGTCGAAGAGATACCCGCCGTCGATCCGGGCGCCGTAGTTGAAGGTGTCGATCATGCCGCTCGCCGGGTCGGCCAGCACGATCAGGGCACTGCGATGCAGCCGGTCGTGCAGCGACTTGGCCAGCAGGTCGGCGCTGCCGCGGGATTCGTCGTCCATCGGGGTGGGGAGCGCGGCGATCACCACCGGAAGGTGCAGCGCGCCGAGCCGTTTGCGCAGCCGGGCCCGGGCGGCGGCATCCAGCACCGGCGGGCTCTCGGGATCGACATAGAGCGGGTCGCGGCGCAGACCGGCGGCCACCCGGTCGATACGGGCCCGCATATCGGCGACCGTCGGATACGAGCCGTCGCCGGTGGTGGTGTCGTCGAAAATCTGCGAGGCGGTGAAGGCGAGCACCCCGGACAGAGCGAGGGCGGCCACGGCAACCGTGCGGCGTCGGGTATCGCGGTGGCGCCGCAGAGAGACCGTGACCAGGAGTGCGAGCAGCGGGACCCCGGCGACGACCACGCCCGTCCCGAAGCTCTGGTCCTCGCGGTCGGTCTGGGTGGTGTGCCAGTTCGCCGGTTCGTGCGCGGGGTAGGCGCCGCCGTACTCCTTCTCGGCCGCCTTGGCCCGCTGTGCCGCCTGTCCGGACTTCAGGACGTCGACGAAATACCGGAATTCCTCGTGGGCGGTCGCGTCGTACGGCGACTCGTACATCGTCGTCCGGCGGGCGTCCTGGGCGCCGGGCACGCTCACGCCGTAGGTCTGCACATCCGTCAGGCCCGATTCGTCCAGCGAGACATAGAGGCCCTTGCGGCCCAGCCGGTCGTGCACCCCGGCGAGCAACGCATCGGAGCCCATATCGACCTCGCTCGGCAGGACGATGACATACGTGGGAACGCCCAGGCGCCGGGCCTCTTCGGCGAATTCGGGGGCCGTGGAGCGCGGCACCGCACGTGGCAGCTGGTCGGTCACATAGACCGGGTTCTCCCGCAGGCGCTCGGCGAGATAGGCGGTCCGGGTCGGCGCATCACCGCCCGCGGACGCCGCATGTCCCACCCCGGCGGTGGACAGCACCGCCAACCACCCCGCCACCAGCACCCATCCGATGCGTCGCACCGCTCCGCCCCCCCGCTCGTTCATCTGTTCCCATGACGCTATCGCCTGGCCGATTCCCCCGCCGAAGCCTGTGGACAACTCCGGCGAGGCCGCGTGGCCGTGGGGACCCGGAATACCGGTGACGGGGGCGACCGGTACCCTGCACCGGTCAACATCGCATTGACCTTCGTCCGCGGAGTCAACCCGCAGTCAGCCAACAGCCATCCATGGGGGAGCAAAGTCGTGTCCGCACCGCCGCCTTACCAGAACCAGCCGCAGCAGCAGTACGGGTACCAGCAGCAGCCGCAGGCTCCGTACGGGCAGCCGCAGCAGCCGTACGGACAGCCGCAGCCGCCGCGCCGGCCGCAGCCGCAGCGCAGCCCCCTGCGCGGGCTGATCACCGCCGTCATCCTGCTGGCCCTCTTCGGCGGCGTCGGCTATTACGTCTACGACTACAACACCAATCCGAACGGCGGTAAGGCGAAGGAGGAGGCGGACCGCAAGGCGTACGACAGGAAGCACACCCCGCAGGTCGGCGACTGCGTCAAGATCACCGGACCGAAGGACGACTCCCAGATGACCGTCGTCGCCTGCGACTCCTCGGACGCCCAGTACAAGACGGGCGAGACGCACGTGGACGGCAAGGCCTGTGGGCCGGAGTACACGACCGTCATCCACCAGCGCAGGCGCCTCGGCCTCGGCACCACCTGGTGCTTCACCAAGGTCTGACCCTCGGCGCCGTCCGGCCGCCGCCCACTCGAGGGCGGCGGCCGTCGTCGTGGGGCCGGCCGACCGGACCGGCCCCACGCCTCTCATCCCTTGCTGACCGCCGCCAGAATCTCCGGCAGCCGCGACGCCACCCGGGGCGCCGCCACGCGCAGCCCCAGCTCCGCCACGCCGATGCCATAGGCGGCGCCCACCGGCAGCAGCACCCACAACAGGCTGTTGAGCCCGGCGAGATGCAGCCAGATCGTCAGCCCGATCAGCGGCGCGCTCAGCACCGCGCCCATCAGGAGTCCGCCGAAGAGGCTGAACCAGGCGATGGCGCCCTGCCCCGGGGCGATGTTCTTGTTGCCCTCGGAGGGGATCGAGTACGGGAAGAGCGCCGAGGACAGCGCTCCGGTGGCCAGCAGCGCGCCCAGCAGGGCCAGCGACAGGCCGTACACCTCGAGGAAGTCCGACCACGGGCCGATGAGCGCCGCGGTGCCGATGACGACCAGGGTGACGTACGGGACGGCCACCAGGGCCAGCGTCAGCGCACGGGCCCGGAGCTCCTCGTACGCATCGCGCGGTGTGGCGATGGTCGAGGCGACCATCCAGAAGGCCGAGGTGTCCTGGCCGAACTGGTTGTACATCTGCATGCCGAGCAGGGCGGCCGCCGAGAAGGCGGTGTAGATGCTGCCCCGGCCCTGGAGGGACGAGACGATCGGGACCAGGAGGCCGGCGCCCAGGGCGGTGGCCCAGCCCATCTTGGACTTCGGGTCGCGCCAGGCGTACCGCAGCGTCCGGAGCATGACCGTGCCCGTGCGCCCACTCGGGAGGAGACGCGCAAGTCCCCGCTCCCCGCTGCCGGATCGGCGTGCGCTGTCCTTCTCCACCGCCTGGAGGGTGGAGGAGTCCGGCGAGGTCATCAGGGTGGTGAGGGTGCGCTGCCACCACCACAGCAGCAGGGCCAGGGCCAGCGCGGTCAGGGCCAGGCCCACCGCCGCACGCGCGTAGGACCCCCGGCCCGCGTCGTCCACCGCCGCCATCGCGGACGCCGGCGGCACCCAGCGCAGCACCGCACCCAGCGGCTCCAGGACGGTCAGGCCGTCGGGGCGGCCGAGCTTCTGGGCGGCGATGTTGACGCCCTGGGAGCCGAGCGCGATGAACAGCCCGCTCAGCACGGCCAGATCGCGGCCGCGACGGCTGGTCAGCAGGCGTACGGAGGCGGTGGCGACGGCACGCGCCAGCGAGACGCAGACCAGCACCACCAGGACGAGGGCCACCACGCCGACGGCCGCGGCGGCCGCCCCCTGGGCCAGCATGATCACCAT is a genomic window of Streptomyces gilvosporeus containing:
- a CDS encoding alpha/beta fold hydrolase encodes the protein MVRRIDVTGVGGTRLAAWEFTDPPKSGGGAEAAGRGPGVLMLHGLMGRASHWADTARRLSARHRPVGLDQRGHGRSEKPADGPYDREAYVDDAIAAIEQLGLAPSALIGHAMGALTAWQVAARRPDLVSALVICDMRASALGAASQREWTEWFRSWPVPFATLADVRKWFGEDDPTLERPRPVRGEFFAEVMAERADGWRPVFSRRQMLRARETWVHDAHWEELAQVQCPALVVRGLDAELGRAEAQEMVRVLPRGEYAEIPDAGHLLPWEAPDAWYGAIDPFLRTATASG
- a CDS encoding citrate synthase 2 — its product is MSDFVPGLEGVVAFETEIAEPDKEGGALRYRGVDIEDLVGHVSFGNVWGLLVDGAFNPGLPPAEPFPIPVHSGDIRVDVQSALAMLAPVWGLKPLLDIDEAEARDNLARAAVMALSYVAQSARGQGLPMVPQKEIDKAETVVERFMKRWRGEPDPKHVKAVDAYWTSAAEHGMNASTFTARVIASTGADVAAALSGAVGAMSGPLHGGAPSRVLGMIEEIERTGDATAYVKRALDRGERLMGFGHRVYRAEDPRARVLRRTAKELGAPRYEVAEALEKAALEELHNRRPDRVLATNVEFWAAITLDFAEVPAHMFTSMFTCARTAGWSAHILEQKRTGRLVRPSARYVGPAARNPREIEGFDGLGG
- a CDS encoding metal-dependent transcriptional regulator, whose product is MSGLIDTTEMYLRTILELEEEGVVPMRARIAERLEQSGPTVSQTVARMERDGLLTVAGDRHLELTEEGRRLATRVMRKHRLAECLLVDVIGLEWEQVHAEACRWEHVMSEAVERRVVELLRHPTESPYGNPIPGLEELGEKSEADPFLDAGMVSLMDLDPGADGKTVVVRRIGEPIQADAQLMYTLRRAGVQPGAVVSVTESAGGVLVGSSGEAAELHSEIASHVFVAKR
- the pdxH gene encoding pyridoxamine 5'-phosphate oxidase is translated as MLQDEPVHPADAPYYETPDPSPMRAHYRAEGLAEADLAADPYEQFARWFKEAVAAGLHEPNAMVVSTVGPDGRPSSRTVLLKAFTGRGFVFYTNYTSRKGRELAENPRVSLLFPWHPLARQVIVSGTAERIGRDETAAYFRTRPHGSQLGAWASDQSAVIGSRDELERAYEELADRYPEGEQVPAPPHWGGYRVVAEEAEFWQGRLNRLHDRLRYVPAEPGEGWRVERLAP
- a CDS encoding PAS domain-containing protein: MDAALAAFGADGTVTHWNREAERILGWTAAEAVGRSGLAGWAARSEDAEEIRTVLAAARRSPGRQVEEFALLTKDGHRVLVRTQVSAVRGPGGRAGGVYCAFSEVHAQLDLERSIALSEALFDDGSWGVVLVDADLRLALLNAPAARALGVGRTALLGCPLGDLLTQGVEEVEGALQHVLAEGAPPAAAELWVTLRSEEVEAPRRCWRSGFVRLASPLAEEPVPLGVAWLFQDVTDAKRAEQDGSLLRFRAHQLHRAGRAAAECPDPCEAAAVHLDFALAGFADHGLVDLAPVPAPAPCGALDEAADDGDGCDPTAAPRAVQAPRLVRALASPAGAPGPAEAFAATGIPMAYPPGHPAAQAYERRGSVRTSAGPHAAEGWAAARKWPDGTVHGLCVVLRSRGRTLGVATFLRAPARRPFDRADADYAEEVAARIAAALDLAGATGG
- a CDS encoding SIS domain-containing protein: MADTDRSDHLAGEYFDAAIALLRRVREDSGGAITAAGRLIADTVEAGGRVFSFGAGHSSLPAQDTVYRAGGLAVMNLLCVPGVVGVDVRPATLGSALERVDGLAAAVLDTSPLEAGDVLVIVSLSGRNALPVEMAMSARERGIRVIGVTSVAYAAKTTSRHASGGFLKDHCDLVLDSAITVGDAELTAPGIDAPFAPASTVVTSAIMQAMVATAAGALAERGVEPPLLRSGNVDGGHEWNARVIAAYADRIFWE